Proteins from one Cryptomeria japonica chromosome 4, Sugi_1.0, whole genome shotgun sequence genomic window:
- the LOC131063593 gene encoding F-box/LRR-repeat protein 10 isoform X2, with protein sequence MFGGDLSATLEMLQHLIPSNVALRSLKLDCAQLDDSSIKYLAIPQLEELSLQSCDSFTAGLLFEIGENCKKLRSLSIELGWIDDKPDILSYTAGLEQLLRGCSQLESLCLMFDGSPFDNRKFAAIWGLAAPTLKVLDLGYVLEKDVKEIFNLKNSHLSKSLLCHSTIQMKEDKNRVFPNLQKLCLALDWISDSLMGIISKNLPFLTHLDLRDEPVEEPYAAVDLTNWGIQQTSGCSRLRHLSLVRSQEFCPTSFKRVNDLGILLMAENCSNLESIRLGGFCRITDAGFRAILHACPNLQKLELLRTTQLTDLVFHDISATPLSLAHVSLRSCDLITDFSIINLVYCKNLQVLDLKGCRGVGDDALKAVSFLTKLKTLQLNSSDISDLGLSYLGSGNAPLVSLSLRSCPRVTHRGISSLVAGSLVQTLQNLDLSNIPNLTDNAIKALGKSGVQIVELRLRECPRITDTSIMVLASMQIPGQGYGCTLRLLDIYNSGGITELSFLWFKKPYFSRLRWLGIGLNLNGDIVDTLAKNRPLLRISQGHEIDRGRQDLSDGFFRHDIEEEDELEQWLRNEEDQNEDEDEIEQWLRVVDEVALPS encoded by the exons GACCTTTCTGCTACACTTGAAATGTTGCAGCATTTAATTCCTTCCAATGTGGCTCTTAGAAGTTTAAAATTAGATTGTGCCCAACTTGACGATTCATCCATCAAGTATCTTGCCATCCCACAACTGGAAGAACTCTCTCTTCAGAGCTGTGACAGTTTTACTGCCGGACTTCTGTTTGAGATTGGAGAAAATTGCAAAAAACTGCG ATCGTTATCCATTGAGCTGGGTTGGATAGATGACAAACCAGATATTTTGAGCTACACAGCTGGGCTTGAACAGTTGCTCAGAGGTTGCTCTCAGTTAGAA TCTCTTTGCTTGATGTTTGATGGATCACCATTTGATAATCGTAAGTTTGCTGCAATTTGGGGGCTGGCTGCACCAACACTTAAAGTCCTTGATCTTGGTTATGTATTAGAGAAAGATGTgaaggaaatatttaatttaaaaaattcccATCTTAGTAAATCTCTGCTTTGTCACTCCACCATTCAAATGAAAGAGGATAAGAACAGAGTTTTTCCAAACTTACAGAAACTGTGTCTAGCCTTAGATTGGATCTCAGACTCTCTTATGGGTATCATTTCAAAAAATCTACCGTTTCTCACTCATTTGGATCTTCGagatgaacctgttgaagaaccgTATGCAGCTGTGGACTTGACAAACTGGGGCATTCAACAAACCAGTGGGTGTTCAAGATTGCGACACTTGTCGTTGGTTAGAAGCCAGGAGTTTTGTCCTACATCCTTCAAAAGGGTTAATGATCTTGGGATTCTTCTAATGGCAGAAAATTGCTCAAATTTGGAAAGTATAAGGCTTGGTGGTTTCTGCCGTATTACAGATGCAGGTTTCCGGGCTATTCTACATGCATGTCCAAACTTGCAAAAGCTTGAATTGTTGCGCACAACTCAGCTGACAGATCTGGTATTTCATGATATTTCTGCAACTCCCCTTTCTCTAGCTCACGTAAGCTTGAGGTCTTGCGATTTGATTACTGATTTTTCTATTATTAATTTGGTATACTGTAAAAACCTACAAGTTCTTGATTTAAAGGGGTGCCGGGGTGTTGGGGATGATGCCCTGAAGGCTGTCTCATTCCTCACAAAATTGAAAACATTGCAATTGAACAGTTCTGATATCAGTGATCTTGGCTTATCCTATTTAGGAAGTGGCAATGCTCCTCTGGTTTCACTCTCTTTGAGAAGCTGTCCAAGAGTAACTCACAGGGGCATATCTTCTCTAGTTGCCGGTTCCCTTGTTCAAACATTGCAAAACCTTGACTTGTCCAATATTCCAAATTTAACTGATAATGCAATTAAAGCCTTAGGCAAGAGTGGCGTGCAGATTGTGGAACTTCGACTCCGGGAATGCCCTCGTATTACTGATACATCTATCATGGTACTGGCATCGATGCAGATTCCGGGCCAAGGATATGGATGCACACTAAGATTATTGGATATATATAATAGTGGCGGTATTACAGAACTTTCATTTTTATGGTTCAAAAAGCCTTATTTTTCAAGATTAAGATGGTTGGGCATAGGACTAAACTTGAATGGAGACATTGTAGATACACTTGCAAAGAACCGACCATTATTGCGAATATCTCAGGGGCATGAAATAGACCGGGGCCGGCAAGATCTGTCAGATGGCTTTTTCAGGCACGATATTGAGGAAGAAGATGAGCTCGAGCAGTGGCTGAGAAATGAAGAAGATCAGaatgaggatgaagatgaaattGAACAATGGTTACGAGTGGTTGATGAAGTTGCTCTTCCTTCATAA